The genomic DNA GTGATAGGAGGTCACAAGAAGGAGCCCGAAACCGAGTACGTGAAGCGCCCAGCTAGGATAAATGTGATCGAGAACGTGGCCAAGAACACCACGACGACGAATATCGAGAACACCCAGAACGTCCACAAGGAAACCACCTCGATGCAGCGTAGCCACAATGTGGTCGAGAACACTGCAGTGAACACTGAGCAGATCCGAGGATCGGATGTCTCCAGCAGGTCCATCCAATCGAGCACTACGAATCGTGGCGGCCAGATCACCAGCGACATCACTGGAGACACCGGCTCCCAGCGTGTAGTGTCCGGAAGAACCGTCTCGAACTCGAACATAACAGGGGACTCCACAACTCGAGTGATCTCTGGAAAAACAATCACCAGCAACATGACCGAGGACTCTACTTCGAGGGTAGTCTCCGGAAGGAACGTCTCCAGCAACATTATTGGAGATTCATCCACCCGCGTGGTGTCCGGAAGGAACGTCTCCAGTAACATAACTGGGGATTCATCCTCCCGCTTGGTGTCCGGAAGGAACGTCTCGAGCAACATCATTGGAGATTCATCCACTCGCTTGTCGACTGGCAGAAACGTTTCCACAAATATAACTGGAGACTCGTCGGCCCGAGTAGTATCCGGTGGCCAAAACGTGACTGATGATTCAACATCGCGAGTCGTCTCGGGCGGCAGgacctccagcagcaacaacattgtCACCGGCAGCTCTACATCCCATACGAGCTCCTCCAAGCACTTTCATCACCGCAAGAGCGAGTTCTCCTCAGAGGCTGATGTCTCGAACACGATCTTCCATCGCAAGAACGTCGCCACAGACTCGGCTGCGGCCAATGGCAGTAGCCTAACTTCAAACGGCAAAATGATGCGGAAAAGTATTCTGAATCTGCACGAGCAGCCCTCCAGCACACCAGCCCATGGCAGCGATCGACAGAGCtacagcagcatccacaggcAGAACCGGGAATCGGACCTGAACACCAGCTACTCCAGTGAGCGCCGCAGCAACAGTGTCCACAAGGAGAACAGGGAGAGCAACTCAAAGAACTCTTCTTCCATGTCAAGGATCATATCCGGAGGAggtactggcactggcactgccaccgaCAGCAGATCAACAATCACTCGCACCCAAGTGTTGGGTGGTGGCATCGATTTTCCCTCCCAATCTCACACCCATGTGGGAGGCCATGGCAGGCGCCACCATCAtgtctccagctccagcggcggCATCGATTTTCCCTCCTACAGTGCCCACGGCGGACACACTGAGCGTGTGGTCACCCGGCGGGGCAACCAGTCTTCCATCAGTCTCGGCAGCGACACAAAGTGCACGGGATCGAGTCAGTACAAGAGCGAGTACATCACCGCCCCGACCACCACCTGTGCGGTGCATAATATTAAGAAAGGTGCATTCCAACATACCAGGAGTACTCAAGAACACAAGTTCTTCAAGACCTCAAACTAACCGACATTAACCGACAATTAAATGACACACATATCTGTGTAGCACTAACACATCCATTTACCTACCATATTAACGTATAAGTTTCCATGACAATATTTGTATCGTACCTTTTATATCCGAGAATCCAgattaacaaataaatatcattTTTCGAACAAATCAAAGAGTGCTTCAATTCGTTTTGGATCAACTGGAGAGATGATGTCTTTATTGAGAGTTTCAAAGATGCTAGTGTCGTTTCAAGTACTAGTATGGTATGTATAGGTATAACTGTATATTTAAACGTTACAAAAAAATCTGCACAATGGATTGTTTCTATCTAtcaacatatacatacatttagaTCCGTATCTGTGTAATGGTTTATGCAgtttaaatttttcaatttctctATAATTCGTAATGCGCGttaatacaataaatattttctcttttccttcaagtatatgtatatatataattatatatatgtatatatatatatactggGCGATgcagtatatgtatatatataattatatatatgtatatatatatatatatatatatgtatgtgtatatgtatagcTTCACTTATCCTAAACTTTATCATTATTATTCATGTTTGGAAGACATTTTGTTCGCTTGTTTTTTGGAAGACttgcgtttcatttcatttagtttcgtttcgtttcttatAGACTAATATTATTGTTTTCGTTTCGAGTGTTTTTTGGATGATGAACAGATCGAGCATTTTGGAACCCCTTTGGGCACAGCCAGATGATGCTTGGAAGCACCTGGAAGACATGCCATGCCCGCGAGGGGACCAATAGCTTCGGATCTACTTCGATTGGTGGATGACTTAAATTGGAAATCTTAAAATGGAAGACCGATCTCGAATGCATTTATCATGGCATTACCCGAGTCATAGATTCCTATGACGCCGAAGAGCACGCCCAGGGCAATGATGAGGTAGTCTTTGGCTAGTTCCTTCTGGTCGAGCAGGTGACCCTTGATCTTGATGTGGAAATAGCAGGGCCAGATGAAGCTGAGCATGGTGCCCGTGAAGCTGCCGATGAAGCCCATCAGTATGGAGAAGTGGGGTATAAAAATGGCCATCAGGATGGTTGACACAATGATGGCCACACGGAAGCCCAGGCCCCAGACCTTTAACTCTCCGTCAAGATTCCAGATGGTTGGGAATTTGGTCTTGGGCGGACCGCGGAAGAAGTTCCGCTCGAGCAGCTCGCAGGCGGCGTAGTAGGGCAAGGGGTAGCTGAGGATGGCCTTGATGACCAGGAAGAAGTTCACCATGCCCTTGAAGCCCTGCGAGTGCAGGTTGTTGGTAATCACCTGCTGCGTATCGTTCTGGAAGGTCAGAAAGCAGATGTACCCAAACCCTGCCTTGAACACAGCCGCCGCAATATGCGACCAGTCGAGCATCCAGTTGAACTTGGAGCGGTCCGTCATGTTGCCCTCGAGTGTGGGCAGGAAAATCTGAGAGGTGTAGGAGAAGACAATGACGCCCAGCGAGATGGGGAAGTTCTCCATGTCGATGCTGAAGCGCACCTTGGACCAGCCCCAGTCGCCGATTTGCAGCAGGCAGTAGCCGAGGATCACCGCGTTGATCACAATGTGGGACATGGTGCACCAAAAGGACAGGGTCGAGACCATTTTCAGGGACTTGAGGAAGCCCATCGGCAGTAGGAAGATGCCCACAAACAGCATCCAAGATCGCGAGTCGAATGAGCCCGTTGGATAGGTGCCCGCCAGCAGGTCACCGCAGACCACCACATAGAGGATGCACGTCATCAGGAGCTCAATCAGCTGGGCGATGCTGACGGCCCTGGCGCCCAGTTTGGGCCCGAAACATACCTTGGCAATGGCCACGTAACTGTCGCGCACTCGCACCATCTGACCGGTGGTGGGGTCCGGCTCGTAGAGGCACTGCACCAGCACCTTTCCCGTGTAGCAGCAGATGTGTGCAATGCCCACCATGGCAATGATGGCCCAGTAGCCGCCGTGGAGCACGGCGAAGGGCAGCGACACAATAAACATGCCCTGGATGGCATTGGTCACGTTCCATGCCGCCTGGTACTCATCGATcttgcagccgccgccaccttCTCCCTCGCAGACGAACGAGCTGCCCTCTGAGGCGATGCTGCCCTGCCTGCAAAGCAATCGGAGGAGTGGGATTGAGCACGGCTGCTGCGGGAAGGGAAACTTATTTGTTGGGTACGCACCTGAAGCCGTCCGTCTGCTGGTATCTTCCATCGTACTCGTTGAAGGTTGTGCTCTGGTACTCGTTCTTGTagtcgccctcgccctcgccatCACCCTCATTCGACCAGGTGCCCGTATTCCGGAACGGATTCGAGCTCATCTCCGTGTTCTGGTCGCCACCGTCCATGCCCGTGTCCATAGCCTGGCCGTTGGCAAAGTTCTGGTGCGGTGGCTGGTGGGGCctctgttggctgctgcctggcggCTGCTCGTACTCCTTGCGCACTGGAATTTGCTGTCGAGCCGTTTGCACGGCCACATTCAGTATATTCTTCAGCGGTGGCAATGGCGTGGCTTTCAATTTGGCTATGAATGACATGGTGGATGCTGGCGATGGGCTACGAGCTTACACAGAGCACTGATGGTGGTTGTGGAGTGGACTgcggtggagtggagtggagtggagtggagggatGGTTGGTGGGTGGAGACAGATGGCGGCGGCCGCGGTGGTGTCAAGCAGACAGGCGCTCGACCTGAGGCTTATCGATTTTGCCTATGCCTGAGTAATGCCTGCGATACAAATGATGCTGCAATCGGAGTGCCGAGTGAGTTCCAGCTCCTCCGCAATGGGTCACAAATTGGAATTACACTACGGAACAACCACAATCTAGAAATAAAGCTGAATTTTGTCTCAGATTTTGCGTggatgattgattgatttcgatttcgactACTTGGCGCTCAGGCGTATGGTGCGTATGCAATTTTCAGATACTTGCACATCCTGCTCACTCAATCTCAATCTAGATCCTGGTGCGACCCACTGATGGCGTCCAAATCCAACTGAAAAGGCCGAAAACTAGTGCGGAAATCCGTGtgaaagttttaatttaaattttatgtAACGTGAGAAATCGTTTGGCCAGTGaatgagaaaagaaaattgtacaCTCCAATCTAAAGATGATGGCTGGCGCCCACTGCGCAGACTCCATTTCGCAGTATATATCGGGTGGCTGTCATATGGTCCAGACACGTTCCACACACCTAAATGTGGACCCCAAAGATGCGTTCCACCACATTGATATCGATATGCAAATgcgattcgtttcgattcgattacTTCGACTGCACTTTATTcatcttttgttttataaaacTTCTagaaattgtacattttatgtgGATTGAATTATAATCTATAAGGGAGTTGGGGAAAAGGAAGCGCAAAAGGGGTCGGGGACAACCTAAACCACTCACTAATCTCTAGTTATCAAAaattacatacacacaccctgctgatgccgctgctgaATCAATTGCTGTAGCAGGTTTTACGCACTCCGGCCAGAATGTTGCTAATCTCGTCGtccttccgctgctgctgctcgaagaGCATCTCCCCGACTCCCACACCCACCATGCCCCCTGGTCCGGGTCCAaagtgatgatgatgcggatgcggatgcggatgctgtTGCATGGCTGCCGGATTCGAGGTCACTGTCTGGGCAGGCGGCGCTGACACAGAAGGCGCTGGCGGTGTCTGATgcgtggcctgctgctgctgctgttgctgttgctgttgctgctgctgctgcggatgtgTCAGTGTCTGGGCCATGCCCTCGTATCCCCCATAGTTGCCGTAGTGCAGGTAGCTGCTCTGCATGGGCTGCGCTCCATACGGCACGGATGCCGTCTGCTGGAAGGGCACTGCCAGCTGCAGCGGAAAGGCGGCCAGTCCGGTGGGAGCGTATGGAAGCTGGGTGTAATAGCTCGCTCCGCCGGATCCGGGTGCCGACAGCAGCATGGCATTGTTGTAGGCCTCCGCCTCGTAGTCGTCGTAGTTCT from Drosophila subobscura isolate 14011-0131.10 chromosome E, UCBerk_Dsub_1.0, whole genome shotgun sequence includes the following:
- the LOC117892338 gene encoding vesicular inhibitory amino acid transporter isoform X1 yields the protein MSFIAKLKATPLPPLKNILNVAVQTARQQIPVRKEYEQPPGSSQQRPHQPPHQNFANGQAMDTGMDGGDQNTEMSSNPFRNTGTWSNEGDGEGEGDYKNEYQSTTFNEYDGRYQQTDGFRQGSIASEGSSFVCEGEGGGGCKIDEYQAAWNVTNAIQGMFIVSLPFAVLHGGYWAIIAMVGIAHICCYTGKVLVQCLYEPDPTTGQMVRVRDSYVAIAKVCFGPKLGARAVSIAQLIELLMTCILYVVVCGDLLAGTYPTGSFDSRSWMLFVGIFLLPMGFLKSLKMVSTLSFWCTMSHIVINAVILGYCLLQIGDWGWSKVRFSIDMENFPISLGVIVFSYTSQIFLPTLEGNMTDRSKFNWMLDWSHIAAAVFKAGFGYICFLTFQNDTQQVITNNLHSQGFKGMVNFFLVIKAILSYPLPYYAACELLERNFFRGPPKTKFPTIWNLDGELKVWGLGFRVAIIVSTILMAIFIPHFSILMGFIGSFTGTMLSFIWPCYFHIKIKGHLLDQKELAKDYLIIALGVLFGVIGIYDSGNAMINAFEIGLPF
- the LOC117892338 gene encoding vesicular inhibitory amino acid transporter isoform X2, which translates into the protein MDTGMDGGDQNTEMSSNPFRNTGTWSNEGDGEGEGDYKNEYQSTTFNEYDGRYQQTDGFRQGSIASEGSSFVCEGEGGGGCKIDEYQAAWNVTNAIQGMFIVSLPFAVLHGGYWAIIAMVGIAHICCYTGKVLVQCLYEPDPTTGQMVRVRDSYVAIAKVCFGPKLGARAVSIAQLIELLMTCILYVVVCGDLLAGTYPTGSFDSRSWMLFVGIFLLPMGFLKSLKMVSTLSFWCTMSHIVINAVILGYCLLQIGDWGWSKVRFSIDMENFPISLGVIVFSYTSQIFLPTLEGNMTDRSKFNWMLDWSHIAAAVFKAGFGYICFLTFQNDTQQVITNNLHSQGFKGMVNFFLVIKAILSYPLPYYAACELLERNFFRGPPKTKFPTIWNLDGELKVWGLGFRVAIIVSTILMAIFIPHFSILMGFIGSFTGTMLSFIWPCYFHIKIKGHLLDQKELAKDYLIIALGVLFGVIGIYDSGNAMINAFEIGLPF